The Bacteroidia bacterium genomic interval CAGTACTTTTCCATAGCCTTTCTTGGCTTTTACAAAGGCAGCTTCTGCATCTTTGACGAAAACACTGTTGGGATACTTATCTATAAATCGCTCATAAAGATCCAATGCATCGAGGTAGCGATTCTTCTTTTTGCTGAAAATACTGTTGTCAGCCAGATCTGCCGCTGATTTGAACCAAAGATACTGGGCTTCTTCACGATAGCGAGAATCCGGAAATTCCTGGATCATTACTTCAAATGCTTTGGTGGCAGCACGGAAGTTTTGGATTTTGAAATAAACATTGGCATTCTCAAATGCTTTTTTCGCCAGCCTTTCCCTCAATTCTGTCATCAGCGTATTGGCTTTCTCAGATCTTTCATCTACCGGATAATTGTTGATGAATAACTGGAACTGACTGATCGCTTTCAAGGTAGCAGCCTGATCCAGGTAATATGGGGCAGATTCGAGGTATGCACAGTATCCTACCATATACATACATTCTGGTGCGAGGGGATCATTGGGATACAATTTGGAATACTGCTCAAAGTTGAAGGCAGCCGTCGTATAGTATCCACTTCCATACTTGGAGTATGCATATGCATAGAGCACTTCTTTGGCGCGAGGTTGTCCACGGTAGGCCGTTTGAAGTTCTTCCAATAGGAAGGATGCTTTGTCATAGTCCTTTCTTTCATAAAAGTAAAAAGCAGCAGAGTCTTTCTGTGCTACTGTTCCTTTTCGGGACCATTTACTAAACTTTTTATATTCCTTGCCACAGCCTACAGTCATCAAAGCAATCAGGAGGGCCAGGCCGATTATTCTTATATTTTTTTGCATAGAGCGCAAAATTACAAAATTGTTATGTTTCAAAGAAGTCTAAAGCCAGATGAAGGTTGTATGGCTGATAGATCTTTTCTTTTATTCTATGAC includes:
- the bamD gene encoding outer membrane protein assembly factor BamD, yielding MQKNIRIIGLALLIALMTVGCGKEYKKFSKWSRKGTVAQKDSAAFYFYERKDYDKASFLLEELQTAYRGQPRAKEVLYAYAYSKYGSGYYTTAAFNFEQYSKLYPNDPLAPECMYMVGYCAYLESAPYYLDQAATLKAISQFQLFINNYPVDERSEKANTLMTELRERLAKKAFENANVYFKIQNFRAATKAFEVMIQEFPDSRYREEAQYLWFKSAADLADNSIFSKKKNRYLDALDLYERFIDKYPNSVFVKDAEAAFVKAKKGYGKVLAGEANGS